The genomic window GGAAGGGTGTTGTTCTTGCGATCGTTGCCAACCAGATCCGACGCCATGGCAGCTACGAACAACACGATGACGATCTGGATGAGCCCGAAATATTCGTGGTGTTTGACAATCTCGAAGCCCTCTCCAGCAAGCGCACCGAAGGCCACTGTGAAGATGGCAGGCAGGAGGGCGACGAGGGTGAGACCGAACGCGAGAACCTTGGGCAAGGTGCCGCGTCCGAGTCCGAATGTGTTGCGCAGGCTCAACACGTAGAGGGAACGAATCGCGTAGCGCCGCCCCAGACGGGGTCCGTCGTAGTTGCGGTAGCCCAGGTCGTAGACCACGCCTCGCGACTGAGGTGTCTGGTCGAGGCTCGCCATCAGACCGCCTCCTCGTTGCCGCTTGCCCAGGGATCATCGTTGCGGAACATGTCGCGGAGCGTGTGACGTTGCCGAGCCACGCGCACCAGGGGCAGGCCCAGATCGACCACCGAGTCGACCACCAGCCGCATGAGCGCAGCCTCAGCCGTGGCGCTCCCATCCGGCATCTCAACTTCGATGATTCGCCCGTCAACCCGGGCATTCACGTCGTGAGCGATCATTCGGCTGACAAGAAGTTCCGGATCTCGACCGACCTCCACTGCCAGAACATTGCCCAACCCGGTGAACTGGGCTACCGCTCCGACGCGAGCCAACTTGCCTTCCTCAATGAGAACCAGCGAGTCACACACACTCTCGATTTCTCCGAGTAGATGCGACGACATGATCACCGAAATGCCAAAGTCCGTGCCGGTGCGCTCGATCAGGCCCAACATGTCGTCCCGCCCATCCGGATCGAGGCCATTGGTCGGCTCGTCGAGAAACAACAGTTTTGGATCGTGCACCAAAGCCTGGGCCAACTTCACCCGCTGCTTCATGCCAGTGGAGTAGCCACCGATGTGCCGATAGCGCTCCTCGAACAGGCCGACGTGGCGCAGCGTCTCCGCCGCCCGTTCCCGTGCCACTGTCGCCGGGAGGCCGCTCATGCGAGCCAGGTGGATGACGAACTGGGTGGCGGACAGATCGGTGGGCAGGCAGT from Longimicrobiales bacterium includes these protein-coding regions:
- a CDS encoding ABC transporter ATP-binding protein, translating into MNAGAQPLVRLSSLTKQYPEVAALRGITLEVPHGVVGLVGPNGAGKSTLMKILLGLVEPTSGTAEVLGLDAKTEGLRIREQVGYMPEHDCLPTDLSATQFVIHLARMSGLPATVARERAAETLRHVGLFEERYRHIGGYSTGMKQRVKLAQALVHDPKLLFLDEPTNGLDPDGRDDMLGLIERTGTDFGISVIMSSHLLGEIESVCDSLVLIEEGKLARVGAVAQFTGLGNVLAVEVGRDPELLVSRMIAHDVNARVDGRIIEVEMPDGSATAEAALMRLVVDSVVDLGLPLVRVARQRHTLRDMFRNDDPWASGNEEAV